The Streptomyces sp. NBC_00510 genomic interval TACGTGTACAAGGACGTGGACCCGGACGCGCTGGCCGGCGCCATCCGCTCGGTGCACGCCGGCCACGTGCTGCTGCAGTCGGAGGTCGCCGACGCCCTGCTCTCCCAGGAGGACTCCGGTCCCGGTCAGGGCCGCGGCGGCACCCTCACCGACCGGGAGCGCGAGGTGCTGTCGCTGATCGCGGAGGGCCGCTCCAACCGGGAGATCGCCCGCGCCCTGGTGCTGTCGGAGAAGACCGTCAAGACCCATGTGTCGAACATCCTGATGAAGCTGGACCTCTCCGACCGCACCCAGGCCGCCCTGTGGGCGGTGCGGCACGGCATCGGCGGCTGATCCGACGCATCCGAGGGGGGTCCGACGCCACGGAAGCCGGGGCGCGTAGCGGTAGGACAAGCGGATCGTCGCCATCCGGAGTGAGATTCATACCGTCGGGTGTATGTCGCCCGGATGGCGCAACCTGGCCGGGCGTGGGCCGTTCTCCATGGCGTGCTGCGGCGCCTGCCGCGGTACCCATGCAAGGAGGGTCAAGAACGTGAAGAACCTGCACAAGGCCGCCGCCGTCGCCATGGTCGCCGGGAGCCTCGCCATGGTCGGCGCGGGTGCCGCCTCCGCCCACAGCGGTGGCGCCCAGGCCCACGGCGGCGCGAAGAACAGCCCCGGCGTGGTCTCCGGCAACGTGATCCAGGTGCCGGTGCACGTTCCGGTGAACGTCTGCGGCAACACCATCAGCGTCATCGGTCTGCTCAACCCGGCCATCGGGAACGTCTGCGTCAACCGCTGACCCGGGACGTCACCCCCACGGCACGGCCGTGACCACCGGCCCCGGAGCGCTCCGCCGCCCCGGGGCCGGTCCGTTCGTGCGGCTCACGGGCGTCAGGCGTACGGCGCGCGGCACACGCCGGTGCGACACGCAGATTCCGCCGTACGGAGGTTTCCGGTGCCCTCCCCGTGTCAACGCCCCGGGCTCCGCGTTCCTCACAGTGCGGCTCCTCGAACCGGGCCGTGCCATCACAGGAGGAACAGTTTCATGAACAGCGCCAAGAAGGCCGCCCTGATCATCGCCGCCGTCGGTGCGGCCGCCGCCGGTTCGGCCGGTACCGCGCTCGCCGACTCCCACGCGGGTGCCGCGGCCGCCGACGCCCACGCGGGTGCCGTGGCCGCCGGCTCGCCCGGTGTGCTCTCCGGCAACGTGATCCAGGTCCCGGTGAACATCCCGATCAACCTGTGCGGCAACACCGTCAACGGTTTTGCCCTTCACAACCCCGCGATCGGCAACGTCTGCTTCAACCGCTGACGCGTGCGGAGCGCCCCGCGGACAGCGCCGTTCGCGGGGCCTTCCCCTGTCCCGGGCGCAGCTCAGCCGCTGCGCCGCTCGGCCTCCTCGACGTACGCGTTGTACGCCGCCACCTGCGCCCGCCGCGCCGTGCGCTCCACCGGCCGCAGCAGCTCCGCCCGGGCGGCGATCTCCGAGGCGCTGACCGCCGCCCCGTGCCCGGACCGGGCCTCGGTCGCGATCCCGACCAGCGCGCCCACCCGCTGGGCCAGTTCCAGCACCCGCACCGCCCGCGGCGGATACCCCGGCGCCAACACCTCGCGGCCGCGCGCCGCCCGCGCCCGGTACGCCTCCAGAGCCGCCTG includes:
- a CDS encoding response regulator transcription factor produces the protein MADGPIRVLLVDDHQVVRRGLRTFLEVQPDIEVVGEAGDGEEGVQRAGELAPDVILMDVRMPGVDGIEALRLLRDSGSKARVLVVTSFTEQRTVVPALRAGAAGYVYKDVDPDALAGAIRSVHAGHVLLQSEVADALLSQEDSGPGQGRGGTLTDREREVLSLIAEGRSNREIARALVLSEKTVKTHVSNILMKLDLSDRTQAALWAVRHGIGG
- a CDS encoding chaplin, producing MNSAKKAALIIAAVGAAAAGSAGTALADSHAGAAAADAHAGAVAAGSPGVLSGNVIQVPVNIPINLCGNTVNGFALHNPAIGNVCFNR
- a CDS encoding chaplin; translation: MVAGSLAMVGAGAASAHSGGAQAHGGAKNSPGVVSGNVIQVPVHVPVNVCGNTISVIGLLNPAIGNVCVNR